A single Paraburkholderia sp. D15 DNA region contains:
- a CDS encoding acetaldehyde dehydrogenase (acetylating) yields the protein MNDKVKVAIIGPGNIGTDLMIKVMRNGRHLEMGAMVGVDPQSDGLARAQRLGVATTAEGLDGLLKLDVFKDIDIVFDATSASAHRRHDEVLQAHGVQVIDLTPAAIGPYVIPAINLEAENAANMNMVTCGGQATIPIVAAVSSVAKVHYAEIVAAISSRSAGPGTRANIDEFTETTRHAIEKLGGATRGKAIIVLNPAEPPLIMRDTVFVLCEAADMHAIEESIVKMVDRVQAYVPGYRLKQKVQFEPVPPETPLNIPGLGPRHGLKVSVFLEVEGAAHYLPSYAGNLDIMTSAALACGDMMARRRLAAGVARGHKETV from the coding sequence ATGAACGACAAGGTGAAGGTGGCGATCATTGGGCCGGGAAATATTGGCACGGACTTGATGATCAAGGTCATGCGCAACGGCAGGCATCTGGAAATGGGCGCGATGGTCGGTGTCGATCCGCAATCGGATGGCCTGGCGCGCGCGCAGCGGTTGGGCGTGGCGACGACCGCCGAAGGGCTCGATGGGCTGCTGAAGCTCGACGTGTTCAAGGACATCGACATCGTGTTCGACGCCACGTCCGCGAGCGCGCATCGGCGTCATGACGAGGTCCTGCAGGCGCACGGCGTTCAGGTGATCGATCTGACGCCCGCCGCGATCGGCCCGTACGTGATTCCCGCGATCAATCTGGAGGCCGAGAACGCGGCCAACATGAACATGGTGACCTGCGGCGGCCAGGCGACGATTCCGATCGTCGCGGCGGTGTCCAGTGTCGCGAAGGTTCATTACGCGGAAATTGTCGCGGCAATTTCGAGCCGGTCGGCGGGACCCGGCACGCGCGCCAACATAGACGAATTCACCGAGACCACGCGCCATGCGATCGAAAAGCTGGGCGGCGCAACGCGAGGCAAGGCGATCATCGTGCTCAATCCGGCCGAACCGCCGTTGATCATGCGCGACACGGTATTCGTGTTGTGCGAGGCGGCCGACATGCATGCCATCGAAGAAAGTATCGTGAAGATGGTCGACCGTGTGCAAGCGTATGTGCCCGGTTACCGTCTTAAACAGAAAGTGCAGTTCGAACCGGTTCCGCCAGAGACGCCGCTCAACATACCCGGCCTCGGTCCACGACACGGATTGAAGGTCTCGGTGTTTCTCGAAGTGGAGGGCGCCGCGCACTATCTGCCTTCCTACGCGGGCAATCTCGACATCATGACTTCGGCGGCGCTCGCGTGTGGCGACATGATGGCGCGCCGCCGTCTCGCGGCCGGTGTTGCGCGAGGCCACAAGGAGACTGTTTAA